A single window of Anaerocolumna chitinilytica DNA harbors:
- the pheA gene encoding prephenate dehydratase gives MIDLQDSRNEIDKVDKEIVRLFEYRMKLAQDVAEFKIQTGKKVFDKEREVEKLTALKALAGNEFNRHGISELFQQIMSMSRKMQYSLIKEKDTGIPFEKVTALPVDTSTKVVWFGAKGSYTEQAFKQYFGEEVKAFNVSTFKEVMEKVKDKSADYGVLPIENTSTGGITDIYDLLVEYENSIMGEHILKVNHALLGLPQSELKDIKKVYSHNQGILQCQKFLEANPQIEAIVCESTADGAKRIVSEGDITQAAIAGVQTAKLYGLKILRENVNHECNNSTRFIIIGRNKQYKQDAKKISICFELPHESGSLYNMLSHFIYNNLNMTKIESRPLEGKTFEYRFFVDFEGNLEDAGVRNALFGIKEEAITLKILGNY, from the coding sequence ATGATTGATTTACAGGATAGCAGAAATGAGATTGATAAAGTAGATAAAGAAATTGTCAGGCTCTTTGAGTATCGCATGAAGCTTGCGCAGGATGTGGCAGAATTCAAGATTCAAACCGGTAAAAAGGTCTTTGACAAAGAACGTGAAGTAGAAAAACTCACCGCCCTAAAGGCATTGGCTGGGAATGAATTTAACCGTCACGGTATTAGTGAATTGTTTCAGCAGATTATGTCAATGAGCCGGAAGATGCAGTATAGTCTGATTAAGGAAAAAGATACGGGTATTCCCTTTGAGAAAGTAACAGCCTTACCGGTGGATACATCTACCAAGGTGGTGTGGTTTGGTGCGAAAGGGTCTTATACGGAACAAGCTTTTAAACAATATTTTGGTGAAGAGGTGAAGGCTTTCAATGTTTCCACCTTTAAAGAAGTCATGGAAAAAGTAAAGGATAAAAGTGCGGATTACGGAGTACTTCCAATAGAAAATACCTCTACAGGCGGAATTACAGATATTTATGATCTTTTAGTCGAGTATGAAAATTCTATCATGGGAGAACATATACTTAAAGTAAATCATGCATTATTGGGGCTTCCACAATCAGAACTTAAGGATATTAAAAAGGTATATTCTCATAACCAGGGAATCTTACAATGCCAGAAGTTCCTGGAAGCAAATCCTCAGATAGAAGCTATCGTTTGTGAAAGTACTGCGGACGGAGCAAAAAGAATTGTTTCAGAAGGGGATATTACACAGGCTGCTATCGCAGGAGTTCAAACAGCCAAGCTTTATGGACTAAAGATATTAAGGGAAAATGTCAATCATGAATGTAATAACTCTACACGTTTCATTATTATCGGCAGGAACAAGCAGTATAAACAGGATGCAAAAAAAATAAGTATCTGCTTTGAACTGCCCCATGAAAGCGGAAGTCTTTATAATATGTTATCACATTTTATATATAATAATCTTAACATGACCAAAATCGAATCCAGACCTTTAGAAGGGAAGACTTTCGAATACCGCTTTTTTGTGGATTTTGAGGGGAATTTAGAGGATGCAGGGGTAAGGAATGCTCTGTTTGGGATCAAAGAGGAAGCAATAACTTTAAAGATTTTGGGAAATTACTAG
- a CDS encoding bifunctional folylpolyglutamate synthase/dihydrofolate synthase, translated as MNITDAMIFLEDVKQIGSRPGLATISQLLEELGSPQKEVAFVHVAGTNGKGSVSAYIATILASAGYVTGRFSSPAVFAYREMIQLLNKNVQEKESGEVIQLFSIEEEELADCISEIKAACSRMIANGKNHPTIFEIETATAFLYFLKKKCDIAVIEVGMGGKLDATNVIDTTKCAVLTAISMDHMEYLGDTLQEIAEHKAGIIKRNIPVVTYQQQEEVQKVIEKRAIEKGSSLIEADFSKIVIKDMDMEGTLFDYSNYKNLKIKLLGKNQVYNAVTAILAVTALHDNGFPIKTEEIYTGLESTVWEGRFQPICKKPLVIIDGAHNEGAAEVLAENIRSYLKDKKLYYIMGMFKDKDYKTVLQLTGKYAREIYCITPPTKRGLHSKLLAEEAISQGISAVDAGNVETAIHMIADKVKEEENYAILAFGSLSILKQIKESFPLQFTKSIGRDEVTV; from the coding sequence ATGAATATAACAGATGCTATGATTTTTTTAGAAGATGTTAAGCAGATTGGTAGCAGACCGGGTCTTGCCACTATCAGTCAGCTTCTGGAGGAACTTGGTTCACCTCAGAAAGAGGTTGCATTTGTACACGTAGCCGGAACCAATGGTAAGGGATCGGTAAGTGCTTATATTGCTACTATTTTGGCCAGTGCCGGTTATGTGACCGGTAGATTTTCTTCACCTGCAGTATTTGCTTATAGAGAAATGATACAGTTATTAAATAAGAATGTCCAGGAAAAAGAGTCAGGGGAAGTAATTCAGCTATTTTCTATAGAAGAGGAGGAGCTTGCCGATTGTATTAGCGAAATCAAAGCAGCTTGTTCAAGAATGATAGCAAATGGGAAGAACCATCCTACTATTTTTGAGATAGAAACTGCAACAGCATTCTTATATTTTCTAAAGAAAAAGTGTGATATTGCTGTTATTGAGGTGGGAATGGGCGGTAAACTGGATGCTACAAATGTGATAGATACCACCAAATGTGCTGTACTGACAGCAATCAGTATGGATCATATGGAGTACCTTGGCGATACGCTTCAGGAAATAGCAGAGCATAAGGCTGGGATTATTAAGAGAAACATACCGGTAGTCACCTATCAGCAACAGGAGGAAGTTCAGAAGGTAATAGAAAAGAGGGCAATTGAAAAAGGGTCGTCTTTGATTGAAGCGGATTTCTCAAAGATTGTTATAAAAGATATGGACATGGAAGGTACTCTCTTTGATTATAGCAATTATAAGAATCTAAAAATAAAACTGCTTGGGAAAAATCAGGTATATAATGCTGTTACGGCAATCCTTGCGGTTACAGCACTTCATGATAACGGCTTTCCCATTAAGACAGAGGAGATTTACACTGGACTTGAAAGTACAGTATGGGAAGGACGGTTTCAGCCCATCTGTAAAAAGCCTCTTGTTATAATTGACGGAGCCCATAACGAAGGCGCGGCAGAGGTATTAGCCGAGAACATCAGGAGTTATCTAAAGGACAAGAAATTATACTATATAATGGGCATGTTTAAGGATAAAGATTATAAAACTGTACTACAGCTTACCGGAAAGTATGCAAGAGAAATATATTGTATAACACCACCTACTAAGAGGGGACTTCACAGTAAGCTGTTGGCAGAAGAAGCAATTTCCCAAGGAATATCAGCAGTTGATGCAGGGAATGTTGAAACAGCCATTCATATGATAGCAGATAAAGTAAAAGAGGAAGAAAATTATGCAATTCTGGCCTTTGGCTCGCTTTCAATATTAAAACAAATAAAAGAGAGCTTTCCCTTACAATTTACAAAAAGCATTGGCAGAGATGAGGTGACAGTATGA
- a CDS encoding class I SAM-dependent rRNA methyltransferase, which translates to MEKAIVTLKKGEGRTLKAGGMWVYDNEIATITGEFNNGDIINVHDFDGYYMGCGFINTKSKITVRILSRMKGEEINRDFIRMRVKAAWDYRKKVVNTDSCRIIFGEADFLPGIVIDKFSDVLVVQSLALGIDRLKQEILNELVEILKKDGINIRGVYERSDAKVRENEGMERTKGFIGEPFDTKVEILENGVKYIVDIAEGQKTGFFLDQKYNREAIKKLCKDARVLDCFTHTGSFALNAGLAGASEVTGVDASALGVSQAEENAVLNGLQDRVHFICEDVFELLPKLEGEGELYDVVILDPPAFTKSRNSVKNAIKGYREINLRALKLIKDGGFLATCSCSHFMTPELFTETIGQAAKSARKRLRQVEYRTQAPDHPILWAADESYYLKFYIFQVCDEK; encoded by the coding sequence ATGGAAAAAGCAATTGTTACGTTAAAAAAAGGAGAAGGCAGAACCTTAAAAGCCGGCGGAATGTGGGTGTATGATAACGAAATAGCCACTATTACCGGAGAGTTTAATAATGGTGATATTATAAATGTTCATGATTTTGACGGATATTATATGGGTTGTGGATTTATAAATACAAAATCAAAGATTACTGTCAGGATACTATCCCGTATGAAAGGGGAAGAAATCAACAGAGACTTCATTAGAATGCGTGTGAAGGCAGCTTGGGATTACCGTAAAAAAGTTGTTAATACGGATAGCTGCCGAATTATATTCGGAGAAGCTGATTTTTTACCTGGGATTGTAATAGATAAATTCTCTGATGTGCTGGTAGTTCAATCTCTGGCATTGGGAATTGACCGTTTAAAGCAGGAGATTTTAAACGAACTGGTGGAAATCCTAAAAAAAGACGGAATAAATATACGCGGAGTATATGAGAGAAGTGATGCGAAGGTCAGAGAAAATGAAGGAATGGAAAGAACCAAAGGCTTTATAGGTGAACCTTTTGATACGAAGGTAGAAATACTTGAAAACGGTGTAAAATATATCGTCGATATTGCAGAAGGACAAAAGACAGGATTCTTTTTAGATCAGAAGTACAACAGGGAAGCCATTAAAAAACTCTGTAAGGATGCAAGAGTTCTTGACTGCTTTACCCACACGGGTTCTTTTGCTTTAAATGCAGGACTTGCAGGAGCCAGTGAAGTAACAGGTGTAGATGCTTCTGCCCTTGGTGTCAGCCAGGCAGAAGAAAATGCAGTACTTAACGGATTGCAAGACCGGGTTCATTTTATTTGTGAGGATGTTTTTGAACTGCTTCCTAAGCTGGAAGGAGAAGGTGAGTTATACGATGTGGTCATCTTAGATCCTCCGGCATTTACCAAATCCAGAAATTCAGTAAAGAATGCCATAAAGGGATATAGAGAAATTAATCTCAGAGCACTGAAATTAATAAAGGACGGAGGTTTTCTTGCCACTTGTTCCTGTTCTCATTTTATGACACCTGAACTTTTTACAGAAACCATAGGACAAGCAGCTAAAAGTGCCAGAAAGAGGCTGCGTCAGGTAGAATACCGTACACAGGCACCGGATCATCCAATACTTTGGGCAGCAGATGAATCCTACTATTTGAAGTTCTATATATTCCAGGTATGTGATGAGAAATAA
- a CDS encoding GNAT family N-acetyltransferase, whose protein sequence is MLKGVIFDMDGVIIDSEPSHAKAIENALSSLGISLPKEYPYRFIGSTTEYMLKMIIIDFNLSVSVKALNELYNEALATLIKEEGYIPVPYVIDLIRNLHREGYSLAIASSSTPEEIAAVTDALEISSCFEKLVSGATVQHPKPAPDVFLKTLSELNLEASECIIIEDSSNGVKAACAAGIPVIGYINPNSGNQDLSLASILVEGFDEIDSAFFEKTYCRYHNLPVIIAKTERLLIKEIPVEDIPALKAIYQKSEINKFLPELYNASLDSPETAIQKHKAYIKNMYQFYNLGLWGVYLKSGELIGQCGIEPLQVEDKVEMEIGYFIDVPYQKNHYAKEALDAILTYAARSFNLSSFTALILPENTASSKFAVTLGFSYSGEITRNGILYHKYCIKN, encoded by the coding sequence ATGTTAAAAGGTGTTATTTTTGATATGGATGGTGTTATTATCGACAGTGAACCAAGTCACGCAAAAGCTATTGAGAATGCATTAAGCTCCCTTGGTATTTCTTTACCAAAGGAATATCCTTATCGTTTTATAGGCTCTACTACTGAATATATGTTAAAGATGATAATAATTGATTTTAATCTTTCTGTTAGTGTGAAAGCATTAAATGAACTCTACAATGAGGCTCTTGCTACACTTATTAAAGAAGAAGGTTACATCCCTGTTCCATATGTTATTGACCTAATAAGAAATCTCCACCGTGAAGGATACTCTTTAGCTATTGCCTCTTCTTCCACACCGGAAGAGATCGCTGCTGTAACAGATGCACTGGAGATATCCTCCTGTTTTGAAAAATTAGTAAGCGGTGCCACCGTACAGCATCCAAAACCTGCACCGGATGTATTTTTAAAAACCCTGTCAGAGTTGAACTTAGAAGCAAGTGAGTGCATAATAATAGAAGATTCCAGTAATGGTGTTAAAGCAGCATGTGCTGCCGGAATCCCTGTTATCGGATATATCAACCCCAATTCCGGTAACCAGGATTTAAGTCTTGCCTCCATTTTAGTGGAAGGTTTTGATGAAATAGACTCTGCTTTTTTTGAAAAGACATACTGTCGTTATCATAATCTGCCTGTTATCATTGCAAAAACAGAAAGACTTCTAATCAAAGAAATTCCGGTAGAGGATATTCCAGCTCTTAAGGCAATTTATCAAAAATCTGAAATAAATAAATTCCTTCCGGAGCTTTACAATGCCTCTCTGGATTCCCCGGAAACGGCTATTCAAAAACATAAAGCTTATATCAAGAATATGTATCAATTCTATAATTTGGGCTTATGGGGTGTATATTTAAAATCAGGTGAACTTATAGGTCAATGTGGTATTGAACCTCTTCAAGTAGAAGATAAAGTTGAGATGGAAATAGGTTACTTTATTGATGTCCCTTATCAAAAGAACCATTATGCGAAAGAAGCACTTGATGCAATCCTTACTTACGCAGCTCGCTCTTTTAACCTTTCCAGTTTTACGGCTCTGATATTACCTGAAAATACGGCCTCCTCTAAGTTTGCGGTAACCTTAGGTTTTTCTTATAGTGGAGAAATCACCCGCAATGGCATTCTTTATCATAAATATTGTATCAAGAACTAA
- a CDS encoding TIGR03915 family putative DNA repair protein, with protein sequence MNSKKVYYCEDSLEGIFSAVYDAWSDRNGHANNKICIISGEDLGDMELFTEYIYVKNSEEKIGKVMKAIYNKISEEAYELVCGASCSCDITRGDAIYRFLIIGFSMGSGVVDCLYDKNVMKIFELNRNVSNEAHHFKGFLRFQELKEGILFAKIAPKNDIVRLLAPHFSDRLSQENFIIYDESRNTAIIHRMADQWFYTNADLLDLEKIKEMTEKEQNIDNLWKAFFNSVSIKERENKGLQRNNLPLRFRGNMPEFR encoded by the coding sequence ATGAATAGTAAGAAAGTTTATTATTGTGAAGATAGCCTGGAGGGTATATTCAGTGCGGTCTATGATGCGTGGAGCGATAGGAACGGACATGCGAATAATAAGATATGCATTATTTCAGGTGAAGATCTTGGGGATATGGAATTGTTCACAGAATATATCTATGTTAAAAATTCTGAAGAGAAAATCGGCAAGGTAATGAAAGCCATTTATAATAAAATTTCCGAAGAGGCGTATGAACTTGTCTGCGGAGCCTCTTGTTCCTGTGATATAACAAGAGGAGATGCGATTTATCGGTTTTTAATTATTGGTTTTTCTATGGGAAGCGGCGTGGTGGATTGTCTTTATGACAAGAATGTAATGAAAATTTTTGAATTGAATAGAAATGTCTCCAATGAGGCTCATCATTTTAAGGGGTTTTTACGCTTTCAGGAATTAAAAGAGGGAATACTATTTGCAAAGATAGCACCTAAAAATGATATAGTTAGGCTGCTGGCACCGCATTTTAGTGATAGATTGAGTCAGGAGAATTTTATTATATATGATGAGAGCAGGAATACAGCAATCATTCACAGAATGGCTGACCAATGGTTCTATACAAACGCTGATTTATTGGATTTAGAGAAAATTAAGGAAATGACTGAAAAAGAACAGAACATTGATAATTTATGGAAAGCTTTTTTTAATTCAGTTTCCATCAAAGAAAGAGAAAATAAAGGTCTTCAACGCAATAATCTTCCTCTTAGATTCCGGGGAAATATGCCAGAGTTTAGATAA
- a CDS encoding putative DNA modification/repair radical SAM protein, producing MSIIIQEDMTVQKKLEVLSDAAKYDVACTSSGVDRSGGGSSGIGNSVACGICHTFSADGRCISLLKILMTNECIFDCKYCFNRASNDVLRATFTPEEICSLTIEFYRRNYIEGLFLSSGVLKTPDHTMELMCKTLRMLREVYQFNGYIHCKAVPGADPVLVEMTGWYADRMSVNLELPTADSLRMLAPNKTRKNILRPMKQIQIGRIENKGKAAFNRLPFIEEESALVLPDNYKNNIAAPASVLQDVQDIIAADSIKSSFGVIKAPSINRGFVPAGQSTQMIIGATPESDYQIMSVAEALYQKFDLKRVFYSAYISINEDNSLPAVNQGPPLLREHRLYQADWLLRFYGFQAAELLSESRPNFNVLMDPKCNWAIGHLEQFPVEVNKADYYTLLRVPGIGVKSAQRIVKARKTAILSFEDLKKMGVVLKRAIYFITCAGRMMYPVKIEENYITSMLLRVKEKLPFDMDASTAYKQLSLFDDMNFTAANAQIGSFL from the coding sequence ATGAGTATAATAATTCAGGAAGATATGACAGTGCAAAAAAAGCTCGAGGTGCTTTCGGATGCTGCAAAATATGATGTAGCCTGTACCTCCAGCGGCGTTGATAGAAGCGGAGGCGGCAGCAGCGGAATCGGTAATTCCGTAGCCTGCGGTATTTGTCATACTTTCTCTGCAGACGGCAGATGTATTTCACTTCTTAAGATATTAATGACGAATGAATGTATTTTTGATTGCAAATACTGCTTTAACAGAGCGTCCAATGATGTGCTGCGAGCAACTTTTACACCGGAAGAGATTTGCAGCCTGACCATAGAGTTTTACCGCAGAAATTATATAGAAGGGCTTTTTTTGAGTTCCGGGGTACTAAAGACACCGGATCATACAATGGAATTAATGTGTAAAACACTGAGAATGCTTCGGGAAGTCTATCAATTTAACGGTTATATCCATTGCAAAGCTGTTCCGGGAGCGGACCCCGTGCTGGTGGAGATGACAGGTTGGTATGCAGACAGAATGAGTGTTAATTTAGAGTTACCCACAGCTGATAGCTTGAGGATGCTTGCTCCTAATAAAACCCGTAAGAATATATTAAGACCCATGAAGCAGATTCAAATTGGGAGAATTGAGAATAAAGGGAAAGCTGCTTTTAACAGACTGCCGTTTATAGAAGAAGAATCAGCTCTAGTATTACCGGATAATTACAAGAATAATATAGCAGCACCTGCTTCCGTCTTACAGGATGTACAGGATATAATAGCTGCAGATAGCATAAAGTCTTCCTTTGGTGTGATTAAGGCACCGAGCATCAACAGAGGGTTTGTACCTGCAGGGCAAAGCACTCAGATGATTATCGGAGCAACGCCGGAGAGTGATTATCAGATTATGTCTGTTGCGGAAGCACTGTATCAGAAGTTTGATTTAAAGCGAGTGTTTTATTCTGCTTATATCAGTATTAATGAAGACAATTCTCTTCCGGCAGTCAATCAAGGTCCTCCTTTACTGAGAGAGCATCGTTTGTATCAGGCTGACTGGCTGCTTCGTTTTTACGGATTTCAAGCGGCAGAGCTGTTGTCTGAGAGCAGACCTAACTTCAATGTTTTGATGGATCCCAAATGTAATTGGGCTATTGGACATCTGGAGCAATTTCCGGTTGAAGTTAATAAGGCAGATTACTACACCCTGCTTAGAGTGCCCGGAATTGGAGTAAAATCTGCCCAAAGAATTGTAAAAGCCAGAAAAACAGCTATACTGTCTTTTGAAGATTTAAAGAAGATGGGTGTTGTTCTAAAACGTGCAATTTATTTTATTACTTGCGCGGGCAGAATGATGTACCCTGTTAAGATAGAAGAGAATTATATTACAAGTATGCTGCTGAGGGTGAAAGAAAAGCTGCCTTTTGATATGGATGCCTCCACAGCCTATAAGCAATTATCTTTATTTGATGATATGAATTTTACAGCTGCCAATGCACAGATAGGAAGTTTTCTATGA
- a CDS encoding ABC transporter permease yields the protein MAKIYSKLLKNSIMIPVLMLALLMLSAKYSQYKESENKITADMKSEVLIINRDSGSELTNSLIKYLSRYCRLVISDSSDAYLDYLSNVQYDYILDIPQYYQKDFMQGNKPVMGLSETGKKEVLPLKYMLEGYLTAAQQCLSDNSSISARDLTKKLDATMDRGVSLSFEEKDRDSQNNVYIENFFKAAAYIMVFLYFFAIGRISGFFGLSGIRKKHEIAPISAGKNSLRLFLSNFIFVLCGDGIIFLLFFLLNPEIVLGWNIIFSMLNFFVYSICVLGICYILSALALKPEINIILILFYTSIMAFFNGDLFYSNKSGLINVAEFTPVYWLKNINNEIVNLPHFSWSAIYRILYMLGVNALIAGAYFSLSLVINKNRVQSK from the coding sequence TTGGCAAAAATATATAGTAAACTTTTAAAAAACTCCATAATGATACCTGTACTTATGCTTGCATTACTTATGTTATCCGCTAAATATTCTCAGTATAAAGAATCTGAAAACAAGATTACAGCAGATATGAAATCAGAAGTTCTCATCATAAACAGGGATTCCGGCAGTGAACTTACAAATAGCCTTATAAAATATCTGAGCAGATATTGCAGGCTGGTAATTTCCGATTCCTCCGATGCTTATCTGGATTATTTGTCTAATGTACAATATGATTATATACTGGATATCCCACAGTATTATCAGAAAGACTTTATGCAGGGGAATAAACCTGTTATGGGACTGTCAGAAACCGGTAAAAAGGAAGTTTTACCGTTAAAATATATGCTGGAAGGATATCTTACAGCAGCACAGCAATGCCTTTCCGATAACAGTAGCATTTCGGCGAGAGATTTGACTAAGAAGCTTGATGCTACCATGGATAGAGGTGTGAGTTTATCCTTTGAGGAAAAGGACAGGGATTCCCAGAATAATGTGTATATTGAGAATTTTTTTAAAGCTGCTGCATATATCATGGTATTTCTTTATTTTTTTGCAATCGGCAGAATCAGCGGCTTTTTCGGATTAAGCGGAATTCGTAAGAAACATGAAATTGCTCCGATCTCAGCGGGAAAGAATAGCCTGCGTTTATTTTTATCAAATTTTATCTTTGTACTTTGTGGTGATGGTATTATCTTTTTGCTCTTTTTTTTATTGAACCCTGAAATAGTTCTAGGATGGAATATAATATTTTCTATGCTGAACTTTTTCGTTTATTCCATTTGTGTTTTAGGAATATGCTATATCTTATCCGCGCTGGCGTTAAAACCAGAAATCAATATAATTTTAATCCTGTTCTATACTTCCATCATGGCATTCTTTAATGGTGATTTATTCTACAGTAATAAGAGTGGGCTAATAAATGTGGCAGAGTTTACACCGGTTTACTGGCTGAAAAATATAAATAATGAAATCGTTAATCTTCCTCATTTTTCATGGTCAGCGATTTATAGAATTCTCTATATGCTGGGAGTAAATGCTTTAATTGCAGGTGCATATTTTAGTCTGTCACTGGTAATCAATAAAAATAGAGTACAAAGCAAATAA
- a CDS encoding ABC transporter permease: MNYWELIIARTKLLCRRKKIIIFTLVLPLFVMGIINFMFDTLPDRRDTQRIELGIVAGDDIKLPYSFLKGEEFHLVYGTREKMQTLLKEEKIDAYITTGNEVKLYINDMGYKQSIIKGYLDSEAQRNLKLDSSKQDESFDKTSESSQINQSNLIVSMTVPMTLPDKKILAFLYITASLCILGARWGFEEMKELVPEHSGIGKKLRFSSAPKWKVFLIHFSCVYILQTVCILIFSFIIISTIGNGLQLRRELYFLTAALGSLGGILTGLLIGSIKKLNLKVKDIMLNIIMVVMILAAFFTPAASRYYITSNLPYIKLINPPSLITEMLYCITLQDGFFLLIKDGLLLLLYNLIIIVWIYIKYKRQEE; this comes from the coding sequence ATGAATTACTGGGAGCTTATTATCGCCAGAACAAAGCTTTTATGCAGACGGAAGAAAATTATTATATTCACTTTGGTACTGCCTCTTTTTGTGATGGGAATTATTAATTTCATGTTTGATACATTGCCTGATAGACGAGACACACAGCGAATAGAGCTAGGAATAGTTGCAGGGGATGATATAAAACTGCCTTATTCTTTTCTGAAGGGGGAGGAATTTCACCTGGTTTACGGAACCAGGGAGAAGATGCAGACCTTGTTAAAAGAGGAAAAAATTGATGCTTATATTACAACCGGGAATGAAGTAAAACTTTATATTAACGATATGGGTTACAAGCAGTCAATTATTAAAGGTTATCTGGACAGTGAAGCGCAAAGAAATCTTAAACTGGATTCTTCTAAGCAGGATGAATCCTTTGACAAAACCAGCGAGTCGTCTCAAATAAATCAGAGTAACTTGATTGTTAGTATGACAGTACCGATGACGCTGCCGGATAAAAAAATCCTGGCATTTTTATATATTACAGCTTCGCTTTGTATTCTAGGAGCTAGATGGGGATTTGAAGAGATGAAGGAATTAGTTCCGGAGCATTCTGGTATTGGTAAAAAACTTCGCTTTAGTTCTGCTCCCAAATGGAAAGTTTTCTTGATTCACTTTTCCTGTGTATATATTCTGCAGACCGTGTGTATATTGATTTTTTCGTTTATTATCATAAGCACTATCGGAAATGGTTTGCAATTAAGGCGGGAATTGTATTTTTTAACAGCAGCACTTGGCTCCCTTGGAGGAATTCTGACAGGGCTGCTCATTGGTTCAATAAAAAAGCTGAATTTGAAAGTAAAGGATATAATGCTTAATATTATTATGGTGGTTATGATTTTGGCAGCCTTTTTTACACCGGCAGCCTCCAGATATTATATTACCAGCAATTTGCCATATATTAAGCTAATCAATCCACCTTCACTTATTACAGAAATGCTTTATTGTATCACCTTACAGGATGGCTTTTTTTTGCTTATAAAGGATGGACTGCTGTTGCTTCTTTATAATTTAATAATCATAGTATGGATTTATATAAAGTATAAAAGGCAGGAGGAATAA
- a CDS encoding ABC transporter ATP-binding protein produces the protein MVIEVKNLVKRYDKIIALDYLELKVKEGQIHGILGPAGSGKTTLLECILGLKKYDKGSILLWDKKLEKDSYDIKRNIGVVLAEEAVFEELTLYENISYFCSLYETDKQKVKELTRETIEFLGLEDFVRLYPKKLSQGLLKRLQFACGIVHKPTLLILDEPIDGTDPHSRKKLADCIIELKNRGTTILYFSQNIDEIEQLCTEITMLEKGRVIAQGTKEELKNMISLGEKITLEVYSLLESQLQIIRELPNVSGAEYDNQMLVVKAKKGRNNLVMLLDYLQEQKIPFGRIITEMPTLDDVYLEITGKELKD, from the coding sequence ATGGTGATAGAAGTAAAGAATCTGGTAAAGCGCTATGATAAGATTATTGCACTGGATTATCTTGAATTAAAAGTAAAAGAAGGGCAAATCCACGGTATATTAGGACCTGCAGGCTCCGGGAAGACAACCCTGCTAGAATGTATTTTAGGTCTGAAGAAATATGATAAAGGATCGATTCTTTTATGGGATAAGAAGTTGGAGAAAGATTCCTATGATATAAAAAGAAATATTGGAGTGGTTTTGGCGGAAGAAGCGGTTTTCGAGGAATTGACCTTATACGAAAACATTTCTTATTTTTGCAGTCTTTATGAAACAGATAAACAGAAAGTAAAAGAGCTTACAAGGGAAACAATTGAATTTTTAGGGCTGGAAGATTTTGTGAGACTATATCCCAAAAAGTTAAGCCAGGGGCTTTTGAAAAGACTGCAATTTGCCTGTGGTATCGTTCATAAGCCCACACTTTTAATTTTGGACGAACCAATTGACGGCACAGACCCACATAGTAGAAAGAAGCTGGCAGACTGCATCATAGAACTGAAGAACCGGGGGACTACCATTCTTTATTTCTCTCAGAACATTGATGAGATAGAGCAGCTCTGTACGGAAATTACAATGTTAGAAAAAGGTCGTGTAATTGCCCAAGGGACGAAGGAAGAGTTAAAGAATATGATTTCACTTGGCGAGAAGATAACACTTGAGGTCTATTCACTTTTAGAAAGCCAGCTCCAAATCATCAGAGAGCTTCCTAATGTTTCCGGAGCAGAATATGATAATCAAATGCTGGTTGTAAAAGCAAAAAAGGGCAGAAATAATCTGGTGATGCTGTTGGATTATCTGCAGGAACAAAAAATTCCTTTTGGCAGGATTATTACCGAGATGCCTACATTAGATGATGTATATCTGGAGATAACCGGTAAAGAACTGAAAGATTAA